In Candidatus Dormiibacterota bacterium, one DNA window encodes the following:
- the gpmI gene encoding 2,3-bisphosphoglycerate-independent phosphoglycerate mutase produces the protein MSADGAPGRALVLVIIDGWGYRTDPFGNAIAAAKTPNWDALWTRWPHTTLAAAGEPVGLPKGQQGNSEVGHLNIGAGRIVYQDLTRINRAIQDGSFLTNPVLRAATQSAAAGPALHLMGLVSPGGVHSSTQHLYALLEMAHSLGVPRVSVHAFTDGRDEPPTSAADYMAELVERVRTIGTGTVASVSGRYYAMDRDKRWERTERAYRTVVEATGPTATDPVALIEQSYGAGVTDEFIVPTRIVPHGQPPPPPMADGDSVIFFNFRPDRARQLSHAILDERWPHFERNRRPKLAHFVTFTEYEAGLPAEVAFRDEPLRQVVAEVVSQAGWRQLHIAETEKYAHVTYFLNGGREVAFSGEDRLLVPSPRVATYDLQPEMSAVGVTDELLRRLDKGDYRFLVVNFANPDMVGHTGVFPATVKAVEVVDAMLGRIVGPVLGSGGILAITADHGNAELKVDRATGAPLTAHTTSPVPLILAGARGVQGLRDGGKLGDVAPTLLPLVGLDVPRAMSGDDLTVAGTPPSPVRAG, from the coding sequence GTGAGCGCGGACGGAGCGCCGGGACGCGCGCTCGTGCTCGTCATCATCGATGGCTGGGGATACCGCACCGATCCGTTCGGGAACGCGATTGCCGCAGCGAAGACGCCCAACTGGGATGCGCTCTGGACGCGATGGCCGCACACGACGCTTGCGGCGGCCGGCGAGCCCGTTGGGCTGCCAAAGGGCCAGCAGGGCAACTCGGAGGTCGGCCACCTGAACATCGGCGCCGGCCGCATCGTCTACCAGGACCTGACCCGGATCAACCGCGCGATCCAGGACGGCAGCTTTCTCACCAACCCGGTGCTGCGCGCTGCGACGCAGTCCGCGGCGGCCGGTCCGGCGCTGCACCTGATGGGGCTCGTCTCTCCTGGCGGCGTTCACAGCTCCACCCAACACCTGTATGCGCTGCTCGAGATGGCGCATTCACTGGGTGTACCTCGCGTGTCCGTGCATGCCTTCACCGATGGCCGCGACGAGCCCCCCACGAGCGCCGCCGATTACATGGCGGAGCTTGTCGAGCGCGTCCGCACGATCGGCACCGGCACGGTGGCCTCGGTGAGCGGCCGTTACTACGCGATGGACCGCGACAAACGCTGGGAGCGGACCGAGCGCGCCTATCGAACCGTGGTCGAGGCGACCGGGCCGACGGCCACGGACCCGGTGGCCTTGATCGAGCAGAGCTACGGCGCCGGCGTCACCGACGAATTCATCGTGCCGACCCGCATCGTGCCCCACGGCCAGCCCCCGCCTCCGCCGATGGCCGACGGCGACAGCGTGATCTTTTTCAACTTCCGGCCCGACCGGGCACGCCAGCTGAGCCACGCCATCCTGGATGAGCGCTGGCCGCATTTCGAGCGCAACCGTCGACCGAAGCTCGCGCACTTCGTGACGTTCACCGAGTACGAGGCCGGCCTCCCCGCGGAGGTAGCGTTCCGCGACGAGCCGCTCCGCCAGGTCGTGGCCGAGGTCGTCTCACAGGCGGGGTGGCGGCAACTCCACATCGCCGAGACCGAGAAGTACGCCCACGTGACCTACTTCCTGAACGGCGGACGTGAGGTTGCGTTTTCGGGCGAGGACCGGCTGCTGGTCCCGTCGCCGAGGGTGGCAACCTACGACCTGCAGCCGGAGATGAGTGCGGTTGGGGTCACCGACGAGCTCCTGCGGCGGCTCGATAAAGGCGACTACCGATTCCTGGTCGTCAACTTCGCCAACCCGGACATGGTGGGCCACACGGGGGTCTTCCCCGCGACGGTGAAGGCGGTCGAGGTCGTCGATGCCATGCTCGGTCGGATCGTCGGCCCCGTGCTGGGCAGTGGCGGCATCCTGGCCATCACGGCGGACCACGGGAACGCCGAATTGAAGGTCGATCGCGCAACCGGCGCGCCCCTGACCGCCCATACCACGAGCCCCGTGCCGCTCATTCTCGCCGGCGCGCGAGGGGTCCAGGGGCTCCGCGACGGCGGCAAGTTGGGCGATGTGGCGCCCACGCTGTTGCCCCTGGTCGGGCTCGACGTGCCCCGTGCCATGTCTGGTGACGACCTCACGGTTGCTGGGACTCCGCCCAGTCCTGTTCGAGCCGGCTGA
- a CDS encoding MFS transporter has protein sequence MAGNQRALAWEGERRLLRTLHESAARKHLSWRSMLVLSSFWFAIAYTMQPLGGNIIPLLVARFTHPMTAHLGPIAFPVDVNTYVSLLDTIGAAFAIVWQPAIGAISDNSRFELGRRRPFIAIGVVGDVIFLTLIAFVTSFWALLLVYAAFQIASNTAQGPYQGMLPDQVPADQRGEASGYYGLMNMVGTIVGFLVVGALLIPTGNLKLAILTLPAIIAIAGALVIFGVPDRRRTAASSQRLGRSILLSVAIDARRYRDFAWLMVSRLFFLMAPVAIGTYAFNFIRYTFHYSEGKASLYASALQATILIFAAMLCMTAGFLAERYGKKRLIAAACLIGALGSMLLIFAPSLPWILGFGLIVGISLGTFLSVDWAFMTDLIPKAEAGRYMGVSNIATASAGLIARPILGPIIDAFDNNRTSAVGYRVMFGIVTGFFLIALLTLQPVREIKVE, from the coding sequence ATGGCGGGGAATCAGCGAGCCCTGGCGTGGGAAGGCGAGCGTCGCCTCCTGAGAACGTTGCACGAGTCGGCGGCGCGCAAGCATCTGTCGTGGCGGAGCATGCTCGTGCTCAGTTCGTTCTGGTTCGCGATTGCCTACACGATGCAGCCGCTGGGCGGCAACATCATCCCCCTGCTCGTCGCGCGCTTCACCCATCCGATGACCGCGCACCTTGGGCCGATCGCGTTCCCCGTCGATGTCAACACCTACGTCTCCCTGCTCGACACCATCGGCGCCGCGTTCGCGATCGTCTGGCAACCGGCGATCGGCGCGATCAGCGACAACAGTCGCTTCGAGCTCGGCCGCCGTCGGCCATTCATCGCCATCGGCGTCGTCGGCGACGTCATCTTCCTGACGCTGATCGCGTTCGTCACCTCGTTCTGGGCCCTGCTCCTCGTCTACGCCGCCTTCCAGATCGCCTCCAACACGGCCCAGGGCCCCTACCAGGGGATGCTGCCCGACCAGGTTCCGGCCGACCAGCGCGGGGAGGCTTCCGGCTACTACGGCTTGATGAACATGGTGGGCACGATCGTGGGTTTCCTGGTGGTTGGCGCGCTGCTGATCCCGACCGGCAACCTCAAGCTCGCCATCCTGACGCTGCCGGCCATCATCGCCATCGCTGGGGCACTCGTGATCTTCGGCGTGCCCGATCGGCGGCGCACCGCCGCATCGAGTCAGCGACTGGGCCGCTCGATCCTACTCAGCGTCGCCATCGACGCCAGGCGGTACCGCGACTTCGCCTGGTTGATGGTCTCTCGGCTCTTCTTCCTGATGGCGCCAGTGGCGATCGGCACCTACGCCTTCAACTTCATCCGTTACACCTTCCATTACTCGGAGGGAAAGGCGTCCCTCTACGCCAGCGCCTTGCAGGCAACCATCCTCATCTTCGCGGCGATGCTGTGCATGACCGCGGGTTTCCTCGCCGAACGCTACGGCAAGAAGCGGTTGATCGCGGCCGCCTGCCTGATCGGCGCCCTGGGCTCGATGCTGCTCATCTTCGCGCCCAGCCTGCCGTGGATTCTGGGCTTCGGCCTGATCGTTGGCATCTCCCTCGGCACTTTCCTTTCCGTCGACTGGGCCTTCATGACCGACCTGATCCCCAAAGCCGAGGCGGGTCGCTACATGGGTGTCTCGAATATCGCAACCGCCAGCGCGGGCCTGATTGCGCGCCCGATCCTCGGGCCCATCATCGACGCCTTCGACAACAACCGCACGAGCGCGGTCGGCTATCGCGTGATGTTCGGCATCGTCACCGGCTTCTTCTTGATCGCGCTGCTGACCCTGCAGCCGGTGCGCGAGATCAAGGTCGAGTAG
- the mdh gene encoding malate dehydrogenase: MARSKITVVGAGNVGATLAQRLAERGYADIVLVDIVEGLPQGKALDMLEAGPIVGYDSRIVGTNGYEETAGSSVCVITSGVPRKPGMSRDDLVKTNQNIVRGVTQELVRRSPDAILIVVSNPLDAMAQLAYEVSKFPRARVIGMAGVLDTARFRSFIAQELKVSVRDVQAYVLGGHGDTMVPLARMCTVAGIPISKLIKPDRIEAIVKRTRDGGAEIVNLLKSGSAYYAPSAAVAEMVDAIMLDRKQILPCAVRLEGEYGIRDLFVGVPVKLGAAGAEEVVQLDLTEDERAALQRSADSVKELVGIMGL; the protein is encoded by the coding sequence ATGGCTCGTTCCAAGATCACGGTGGTCGGCGCCGGCAACGTGGGCGCGACCCTGGCGCAGCGCCTCGCCGAGCGCGGCTATGCCGACATCGTCCTGGTCGACATCGTCGAAGGCCTGCCGCAGGGAAAAGCGCTCGACATGCTCGAGGCCGGGCCGATCGTTGGCTACGACTCCAGGATCGTTGGCACCAACGGCTATGAGGAGACGGCAGGCTCGAGCGTCTGCGTGATCACCTCCGGTGTCCCACGCAAGCCGGGCATGTCTCGGGACGATCTGGTCAAGACCAACCAGAACATCGTCCGAGGCGTCACGCAGGAGCTCGTGCGCCGATCACCTGACGCCATTCTGATCGTCGTCAGCAACCCGCTCGATGCGATGGCACAGCTGGCCTACGAGGTCAGCAAATTCCCGCGCGCGCGGGTCATCGGGATGGCGGGCGTCCTCGACACGGCGCGGTTTCGCAGCTTCATCGCGCAGGAGCTCAAGGTGTCGGTGCGGGACGTGCAGGCCTACGTCCTCGGTGGCCATGGAGACACCATGGTGCCGCTGGCGCGGATGTGCACGGTCGCCGGCATCCCGATCAGCAAACTGATCAAGCCGGACCGCATCGAGGCCATCGTCAAGCGCACTCGCGACGGCGGAGCCGAGATCGTCAACCTGCTGAAGTCGGGCAGTGCCTACTACGCGCCCTCGGCGGCGGTCGCCGAGATGGTCGACGCGATCATGCTCGACCGCAAGCAGATCCTCCCCTGCGCCGTGCGCCTGGAAGGGGAATACGGCATCCGCGACCTCTTCGTCGGCGTTCCGGTCAAGCTCGGGGCGGCCGGCGCGGAAGAGGTCGTCCAGCTCGACCTCACCGAAGATGAGCGTGCCGCACTGCAGCGATCCGCCGACTCGGTCAAGGAGCTCGTCGGCATCATGGGCCTTTAG
- a CDS encoding ABC transporter substrate-binding protein produces the protein MIRRGLLALGVGVPLSALLTILVLVFRGVILSPEAPRPGGTYVEGVVGLVGSLNPLFGEATAGPNDLDALLFEPLVRVLPTGTVQGRLASHWEVSPDGRSYIFTLRPDARWSDGTPLTADDVVFTVRTVQDPQFPGALLNQSWKDIIATAVDPGHVRFALPGHNAGFLANLELLDIVPAHLLAGKAMAELASASPNLNPVGTGPFRMVSTQGDRIQLERNPFAWRRPWLESVTIRSFPSQAAALDALDRGQIDGLANLTPSGTAQEQANTQVKVLASSTYQYAELIFNLKTDEPYFQDVRVRQAIAKAIDRTAIIRDVLGGQAVPDDSPIPRSITWAYDSAAQQPAYDQIAAAKLLDDAGWTLVNGIRTKGTTSLSFGLTVSSDVPPYERVAEKVASQLSQVGIVAEVRPVTTASLIHDYLNPRTFDMTLTAFDNGPDPDVYSFWHSSQAHPGGFNFAGMKKNVFIDGDLEDGRNTLDLTARAKAYATFQEDFAKEIPAVFLYSPRYVMAVNRRIRGVRLDSAIEPEERYAYVSDWYREVGR, from the coding sequence TTGATCCGGCGCGGACTGCTCGCCCTCGGGGTGGGCGTGCCGCTGAGCGCGCTGCTGACGATTCTGGTCCTGGTTTTTCGTGGCGTCATCCTGTCACCCGAGGCGCCCCGACCCGGCGGCACCTACGTGGAGGGCGTGGTCGGCCTGGTCGGATCGCTGAACCCACTCTTTGGCGAGGCCACGGCCGGGCCCAACGACCTCGATGCCCTGCTCTTCGAGCCGCTCGTCCGCGTCTTACCAACCGGCACGGTCCAGGGACGGCTGGCCTCACATTGGGAAGTCAGCCCGGATGGGCGCAGCTATATCTTCACCTTGCGCCCGGATGCGCGCTGGTCGGACGGCACCCCCCTCACCGCCGATGACGTCGTCTTTACGGTTCGGACCGTCCAGGATCCGCAATTCCCGGGCGCGCTACTCAACCAGAGCTGGAAGGACATCATCGCCACGGCGGTCGACCCGGGCCACGTTCGCTTCGCGCTTCCCGGCCACAACGCGGGATTCCTGGCAAACCTCGAGCTGCTCGACATCGTGCCAGCACACCTGCTCGCGGGCAAGGCCATGGCCGAGCTCGCTTCGGCTTCTCCCAATCTGAACCCGGTCGGCACCGGGCCTTTTCGGATGGTGTCAACGCAGGGGGACCGGATCCAGTTGGAACGCAATCCGTTTGCCTGGCGCCGGCCCTGGCTCGAATCCGTCACCATCCGCAGCTTCCCGTCCCAGGCGGCGGCGTTAGATGCGCTCGACCGTGGCCAGATCGATGGTCTGGCCAATCTGACGCCGTCCGGTACCGCCCAGGAGCAGGCGAACACGCAGGTCAAGGTTCTCGCGAGCTCGACCTATCAATATGCAGAGCTGATCTTCAACCTGAAAACCGACGAGCCCTACTTCCAGGACGTCCGGGTCAGGCAGGCGATCGCGAAGGCGATCGACCGGACTGCGATCATCCGGGATGTCCTCGGCGGCCAGGCCGTGCCCGACGACTCGCCGATCCCGCGTTCGATCACGTGGGCCTATGACAGCGCGGCCCAGCAGCCCGCCTACGACCAGATCGCCGCCGCGAAGCTGCTCGACGACGCAGGGTGGACCCTGGTCAACGGCATCCGCACCAAGGGCACCACCAGCCTCAGCTTCGGCTTGACGGTGTCGAGCGACGTCCCGCCCTACGAACGGGTGGCCGAGAAGGTGGCCAGTCAGCTGTCGCAAGTGGGGATCGTCGCCGAGGTGCGTCCCGTCACCACAGCCTCCTTGATTCACGACTACCTCAACCCGCGGACCTTCGACATGACGCTCACGGCCTTCGACAATGGACCTGATCCCGACGTCTACTCCTTCTGGCACTCCTCCCAGGCCCACCCAGGCGGCTTCAACTTCGCGGGCATGAAGAAGAACGTCTTCATCGACGGCGACCTCGAGGACGGTCGTAACACACTCGACCTGACGGCCCGGGCCAAGGCTTATGCCACGTTCCAGGAGGATTTTGCCAAGGAGATTCCGGCGGTCTTTCTCTACAGCCCACGGTACGTGATGGCTGTCAACCGCCGCATCCGTGGGGTACGCCTTGATTCGGCCATCGAGCCGGAGGAGCGGTACGCCTACGTCAGCGACTGGTACCGCGAGGTGGGGCGATAA
- a CDS encoding ATP-binding protein, which translates to MMFRGALARLAAQYFVLLILILGCFDLIVYVTVSEALHAKADKDLRSAVTQALSNVTVTGDTVSVTAQALLTPSVAEVFVRVLDPKGQEVSQPRAELKKLFNNPSLTAPIAAANAGQQSETQVSSGSELYMVDTRPILAKSKKVVGVLQVAQPNSWVGDALSRLVRQLVLASAIGIVLGALASLLMATRSLRPIGRAFQRQREFVADASHELRTPLTLIRTNVEAWLRRSNGTSRVYAKSIVEEVEQLNRIVGDLTTLALADARQLRLDPRPMELNEVVKGLIVQATPLAEERGVQLRPDLNGGVRVDADLVRVRQLLLILIDNALTHTPAGGEVLVGVVRQNGRAHVTVSDTGEGIPSGDLPHIFERFYRADKARTRESGGTGLGLAIAKWIVDAHKGEIDVKSAEGKGTEVDVSLPALD; encoded by the coding sequence ATGATGTTCCGGGGCGCGCTGGCGCGCCTCGCCGCACAGTATTTCGTGCTGCTCATTCTGATCCTTGGATGCTTTGATCTGATCGTCTACGTCACGGTCTCAGAGGCCCTGCACGCCAAAGCCGACAAAGATCTCCGCTCGGCCGTGACGCAGGCGCTGAGCAACGTGACCGTCACCGGGGACACGGTGAGCGTGACCGCCCAGGCGCTCCTCACCCCCAGCGTCGCCGAGGTGTTCGTGCGCGTGCTCGACCCCAAGGGCCAGGAAGTCAGCCAACCGCGCGCCGAGCTCAAAAAGCTCTTCAACAACCCGAGCCTCACGGCGCCGATCGCCGCGGCCAACGCCGGCCAACAGAGTGAGACGCAGGTCTCCAGCGGCAGCGAGCTCTACATGGTCGATACCCGCCCCATCCTGGCGAAGTCAAAGAAGGTCGTCGGCGTCTTGCAGGTGGCGCAACCGAACTCCTGGGTTGGTGACGCGCTCTCTCGGCTGGTGCGGCAGCTCGTGCTGGCGTCGGCCATCGGGATCGTGCTAGGCGCGCTCGCCTCGTTGCTGATGGCGACTCGCTCCCTCCGCCCCATCGGTCGTGCCTTCCAGCGCCAGCGAGAATTCGTGGCGGACGCGTCGCACGAGCTGCGCACGCCGCTCACCCTGATCCGGACCAACGTCGAGGCCTGGCTGCGGCGCTCCAATGGGACATCCCGCGTATATGCCAAGAGCATCGTCGAGGAGGTCGAACAGTTGAACCGGATCGTGGGCGATCTGACCACGCTGGCCCTGGCCGACGCCAGACAACTGCGGCTCGACCCCCGGCCGATGGAGCTCAACGAGGTCGTCAAGGGGCTGATCGTCCAGGCGACACCGCTGGCGGAGGAGCGCGGCGTCCAGCTTCGCCCGGATCTCAACGGTGGCGTTCGCGTGGACGCCGACCTGGTCCGGGTTCGTCAGCTTTTGCTGATCCTGATCGACAATGCCCTGACCCACACGCCCGCTGGCGGGGAGGTGTTGGTCGGCGTGGTGCGCCAGAACGGCCGCGCCCATGTCACCGTGAGCGACACCGGCGAGGGCATCCCCAGTGGAGACCTGCCCCATATCTTCGAGCGCTTCTACCGGGCGGATAAGGCGCGGACGCGCGAGAGCGGCGGCACCGGTCTCGGCCTCGCGATCGCCAAATGGATCGTGGACGCGCACAAGGGTGAGATCGACGTGAAGAGCGCCGAAGGCAAGGGCACCGAGGTCGACGTCAGCCTCCCGGCCCTCGACTGA
- the secG gene encoding preprotein translocase subunit SecG, with product MKSFLGIVELVLALLVMLGVLLQTPKASGLGGTIGGGGDSGGGYRTKRGLEKNLFYATIGLVVLFVVVSVVYIRVG from the coding sequence ATGAAATCCTTCCTCGGTATCGTCGAACTCGTCCTGGCCCTCCTTGTCATGCTGGGTGTGTTGCTCCAGACGCCCAAGGCGAGCGGGCTGGGCGGCACCATCGGTGGCGGCGGAGATTCGGGCGGTGGCTACCGCACGAAGCGCGGACTGGAAAAGAACCTGTTCTATGCCACGATCGGACTGGTCGTCCTCTTCGTGGTGGTCTCCGTCGTCTACATCCGAGTCGGTTGA
- a CDS encoding phosphoenolpyruvate carboxykinase, whose product MTIEIHSGYIPESKRLIDNPTGEELRALTANMPNARHTIYDNYNVHARVDSRSTKSTYIVTDRPQEHTAQTVTPDEGHKWARIQDDYIRSQEMVVVDGYIGNEAKFQTPARLIIEARNANVAGMQRHLYYPRNGHGVQPEITIIDTPNLTAPGYPNDRAIFVDLEAGITRVINSDYFGESKKGGLRMWNKKVYDAGGLALHAGCKVVPVGNQQRVFLIVGLSGTGKTTTTFTRQNNSKPVQDDFVALMPQGKIYGTENGCFAKTFGLDPKHEPTIYGAITKRDAYLENVSQKEGEEAVDFFDTSYTQNGRATFELSALGWVEDARNIGPVDALLILNRNDNIIPGVARLDSAHAAAYFMLGETQGTSAGGKDEMGKALRVPGTNPFFPLRHEQQGNRFLELHRSRPFEVYLMNTGNVGGGEGSPNSKKVTIAASSAIVKAIAEGTITWTPDADFGYEVAEAVPGIDDIELLQPKRLYQRSGRADEYRRWVERLRQERAAEFQKYPGLDKEVVSAVR is encoded by the coding sequence GTGACCATCGAGATCCACAGCGGGTATATCCCGGAGTCCAAGCGTCTGATCGACAACCCGACCGGCGAAGAGTTGCGAGCGTTGACCGCGAACATGCCTAACGCACGGCACACCATTTACGACAACTACAACGTCCATGCGCGCGTCGACTCCCGCAGTACCAAGAGCACCTACATCGTCACCGACCGCCCCCAGGAGCACACGGCGCAAACCGTGACGCCCGACGAGGGGCACAAGTGGGCCAGGATCCAGGACGACTACATCCGCAGCCAGGAAATGGTCGTCGTCGACGGCTACATCGGCAACGAGGCAAAATTCCAGACGCCGGCCCGGCTCATCATCGAGGCTCGCAACGCGAATGTCGCCGGGATGCAGCGTCACCTCTACTACCCGCGAAATGGGCATGGCGTTCAGCCCGAGATCACCATCATCGACACGCCGAACCTGACGGCGCCGGGCTATCCGAACGATCGTGCGATCTTCGTCGACCTCGAGGCCGGCATCACCCGGGTGATCAACTCCGACTATTTCGGCGAGTCGAAGAAAGGCGGCCTTCGCATGTGGAACAAGAAGGTCTACGACGCCGGCGGCCTCGCCCTCCATGCCGGCTGCAAAGTGGTCCCGGTAGGCAACCAGCAGCGCGTGTTCTTGATCGTCGGCCTCAGTGGCACCGGCAAGACGACCACCACGTTCACTAGACAGAACAATTCCAAGCCGGTCCAGGACGACTTCGTCGCCCTGATGCCGCAGGGAAAGATCTATGGCACGGAGAACGGCTGCTTTGCCAAGACCTTTGGTCTGGACCCGAAACACGAGCCGACCATCTATGGCGCCATAACCAAGCGGGATGCATACCTGGAAAACGTGTCGCAGAAGGAAGGCGAAGAGGCGGTCGACTTTTTCGACACGAGCTACACGCAGAATGGCCGTGCGACGTTTGAGCTGTCCGCGCTGGGCTGGGTTGAAGATGCGCGCAACATCGGCCCGGTCGACGCCCTGCTGATCCTGAATCGCAATGACAACATCATTCCGGGCGTGGCCAGGCTCGACTCAGCGCACGCCGCCGCCTACTTCATGCTCGGTGAGACGCAGGGAACCTCAGCCGGCGGCAAGGACGAGATGGGAAAGGCGCTGCGGGTCCCGGGGACCAATCCGTTCTTTCCGCTTCGTCACGAGCAGCAGGGCAACCGTTTCTTGGAACTGCACCGGTCGCGCCCGTTCGAGGTCTACCTGATGAACACGGGCAACGTCGGTGGCGGGGAGGGGAGCCCGAACAGCAAAAAGGTCACCATCGCGGCGTCGAGCGCGATCGTCAAAGCGATCGCCGAAGGCACCATCACGTGGACGCCGGATGCGGACTTCGGCTACGAAGTTGCCGAAGCCGTCCCCGGCATCGACGATATCGAGTTGCTGCAACCAAAGCGGCTATACCAGCGGAGCGGGCGCGCCGACGAGTACCGCCGCTGGGTGGAACGTCTCCGGCAGGAACGCGCGGCGGAGTTCCAGAAGTATCCCGGGCTGGACAAGGAGGTCGTCTCCGCCGTCCGTTAG
- a CDS encoding response regulator transcription factor, with protein sequence MNLLLVEDERKLSTLLKQLLEDERYAVDIAADGERAQELAETARYDAIILDLMIPKKDGIEVCRWLRQNRIQTPVIMLTARSQIHDRVAGLDAGADDYLPKPFAFEELLARLRALMRREQKNGHANRLQVADLVLDLKTHQVRRGDTPIELTAREFALLEFLMRHPNQVLTQAQIAERVWDYNFEGTTNRVAVYISYLRDKIDEGRSPKLIQTVYGVGYRLSG encoded by the coding sequence ATGAACCTCCTCCTCGTCGAGGACGAGCGCAAGCTCTCGACGCTGCTCAAGCAGCTCCTGGAGGACGAGCGGTACGCCGTTGACATCGCCGCCGACGGTGAACGGGCCCAGGAACTGGCGGAAACCGCGCGTTACGACGCCATCATCCTCGATCTGATGATTCCGAAGAAGGACGGCATCGAGGTGTGCCGCTGGCTGCGCCAGAACCGCATTCAAACGCCGGTCATCATGCTGACGGCGCGCAGCCAGATCCATGACCGTGTCGCGGGCCTTGACGCCGGTGCGGACGACTACCTGCCGAAGCCCTTCGCGTTCGAGGAACTCCTCGCCCGACTGCGGGCCCTCATGCGGAGGGAGCAAAAGAATGGCCACGCCAATCGGTTGCAGGTGGCCGATCTGGTGCTCGATCTGAAGACGCACCAGGTCCGGCGGGGGGACACGCCGATCGAGTTGACGGCACGCGAGTTCGCCCTGCTCGAGTTCTTGATGCGCCATCCCAACCAGGTGCTGACACAGGCGCAGATCGCGGAGCGCGTCTGGGACTACAACTTCGAAGGCACGACCAACCGCGTCGCGGTCTACATCTCGTACCTGCGCGACAAGATCGATGAGGGCCGCTCCCCGAAGCTCATCCAGACGGTGTATGGGGTCGGGTACCGGCTGTCGGGATGA
- a CDS encoding phosphatidylserine/phosphatidylglycerophosphate/cardiolipin synthase family protein — protein sequence MYGPTRCLRLPLLLLALLAASCAPGRTAPPTGAALALPAVPVAPISSGADRLVPLPDGAAAFAAIIEALSHARRSIDLELYEFQRPDLALMLLDARDRGVTVTAIKDPSERSSRTIWAQLEQGGVRVVAFPLERLTIDHVKLLIVDRTRAIVGGINWGTHSSTNHDFDVLASGPVVDNLERVFTQDLALAGEPTIIPSPAADRAVQVLTTRPGDGIRAAALAAIGAAHQSIDIEMFVLSDRLVLEALVAAARRGVHLRILLDPTQPQNAAVFAQLQPAGATVRFYRQAGDELLHAKLGIFDGGVVLFGSCNWSRSGFTRNHELDLLLSEPTLARTFLSRLEQDWAESQQP from the coding sequence GTGTACGGCCCGACCCGCTGCCTCCGGTTGCCCCTCCTCCTCCTGGCGCTGCTGGCTGCCTCCTGTGCGCCGGGCCGTACCGCCCCTCCGACGGGCGCCGCCCTTGCCCTCCCGGCGGTCCCCGTGGCGCCGATCAGCAGCGGGGCCGACCGGCTGGTCCCGCTGCCCGACGGCGCAGCCGCCTTTGCGGCGATCATCGAGGCGCTGAGCCACGCGCGCCGCTCGATCGATCTCGAGCTCTACGAGTTCCAGCGACCGGATCTCGCCCTCATGCTGCTTGACGCCCGCGACCGTGGCGTGACGGTGACCGCCATCAAGGATCCATCGGAGCGGAGCAGTCGAACCATCTGGGCCCAGCTCGAACAAGGGGGCGTGAGGGTGGTGGCCTTCCCCCTGGAGCGCCTCACGATCGACCACGTAAAGCTGCTGATCGTCGACAGGACCCGTGCCATCGTCGGCGGTATCAACTGGGGCACGCACTCGTCGACGAACCACGACTTCGATGTGCTGGCGTCCGGCCCCGTCGTGGACAACCTCGAGCGCGTCTTCACGCAGGACCTTGCGCTGGCGGGTGAGCCGACCATCATTCCATCCCCTGCCGCCGACCGGGCCGTTCAGGTGTTGACGACCCGTCCCGGTGACGGGATCAGGGCGGCCGCGCTCGCCGCGATCGGCGCCGCCCACCAGTCGATCGATATCGAGATGTTCGTCTTGAGCGATCGCCTGGTCCTGGAGGCGCTGGTGGCGGCAGCGCGTCGTGGTGTGCATCTCCGCATCCTGCTGGACCCGACCCAGCCGCAAAATGCCGCCGTCTTCGCGCAATTGCAGCCGGCGGGCGCCACGGTCCGCTTCTACCGGCAGGCGGGCGATGAGCTGCTGCACGCCAAGCTCGGGATCTTCGACGGCGGGGTGGTTCTCTTCGGTAGCTGCAACTGGTCACGCTCCGGGTTCACGCGCAACCATGAGCTCGACCTCCTGCTCAGCGAGCCGACGCTGGCGCGGACCTTTCTCAGCCGGCTCGAACAGGACTGGGCGGAGTCCCAGCAACCGTGA